A single region of the Camelus dromedarius isolate mCamDro1 chromosome 21, mCamDro1.pat, whole genome shotgun sequence genome encodes:
- the IVNS1ABP gene encoding influenza virus NS1A-binding protein isoform X1, whose amino-acid sequence MIPNGYLMFEDENFIESSVAKLNALRKSGQFCDVRLQVCGHEMLAHRAVLACCSPYLFEIFNSDSDPHRVSHVKFDDLNPEAVEVLLNYAYTAQLKADKELVKDVYSAAKKLKMDRVKQVCGDYLLSRMDVTSCISYRNFASCMGDSRLLNKVDAYIQEHLLQISEEEEFLKLPRLKLEVMLEDNVCLPSNGKLYTKVINWVQRSIWENGDSLEELMEEVQTLYYSADHKLLDGNLLDGQAEVFGSDDDHIQFVQALPQTTPEETLSGLPKHYISLPMFEIYKKPPRENGHKQISSSSIGCLSSPNATVQSPKHEWKIIASEKTSNNTYLCLAVLDGIFCVIFLHGRNSPQSSPTSTPKLIKSLSFEMQPDELIEKPMSPMQYARSGLGTAEMNGKLIAAGGYNREECLRTVECYDPHTDHWSFLAPMRTPRARFQMAVLMGQLYVVGGSNGHSDDLSCGEMYDPNIDDWTPVPELRTNRCNAGVCALNGKLYIVGGSDPYGQKGLKNCDVFDPVTKSWTSCAPLNIRRHQSAVCELGGYLYIIGGAESWNCLNTVERYNPENNTWTLIASMNVARRGAGVAVLGGKLFVGGGFDGSHAISCVEMYDPTRNEWKMMGNMTSPRSNAGITTVGNTIYAVGGFDGNEFLNTVEVYNLETNEWSPYTKIFHF is encoded by the exons atgaTTCCCAATGGATACTTAATGTTTGAAGATGAAAACTTCATTGAGTCTTCAGTTGCCAAATTAAATGCTCTGAGAAAAAGCGGCCAGTTCTGTGATGTTCGACTTCAG GTCTGTGGCCATGAGATGTTGGCACACAGAGCAGTCCTGGCCTGCTGCAGTccttatttatttgaaatctttAATAGTGACAGTGATCCTCATCGAGTTTCTCATGTTAAGTTTGATGATCTCAATCCAGAAGCTGTTGAAGTCTTGCTGAATTATGCCTACACTGCTCA GTTGAAAGCCGATAAGGAATTAGTCAAAGATGTTTATTCTGCGGCCAAAAAACTCAAGATGGACCGAGTAAAGCAG GTTTGTGGTGATTATTTACTATCTAGAATGGATGTTACCAGCTGCATCTCTTACCGAAACTTTGCAAGTTGTATGGGAGACTCCCGTTTGCTGAATAAGGTTGATGCTTATATTCAGGAGCATTTGTTACAAATTTCAGAAGAGGAAGAATTTCTTAAACTTCCACGGCTAAAG TTGGAGGTAATGCTCGAAGATAATGTTTGCTTGCCCAGCAATGGCAAATTGTATACAAAGGTAATCAACTGGGTGCAGCGTAGCATCTGGGAGAATGGAGACAGTCTGGAAGAGCTGATGGAAGAG GTTCAAACCTTGTACTACTCAGCTGATCACAAGCTGCTTGATGGGAACCTACTAGATGGACAGGCTGAGGTGTTTGGCAGTGATGATGACCACATTCAGTTTGTGCAG GCGCTGCCCCAGACTACCCCAGAGGAAACATTATCTGGACTTCCGAAGCATTACATTAGTTTGCCTATGTTTGAAATTTAT AAAAAGCCACCACGTGAGAATGGCCATAAGCAGATAAGTAGCAGTTCCATTGGATGTCTCTCTTCTCCAAATGCCACAGTGCAAAGCCCTAAGCATGAGTGGAAAATCATTGCTTCGGAAAAGACTTCAA ATAACACTTACTTGTGCCTGGCTGTGCTGGATGGTATATTCTGTGTCATTTTCCTTCATGGGCGAAATAGCCCACAGAGCTCACCAACAAGCACTCCAAAACTCATTAAAAGTTTAAGCTTTGAGATGCAACCAGATGAGCTAATAGAAAAGCCCATGTCTCCGATGCAGTACGCACGATCTGGCCTGGGGACAGCAGAGATGAATGGCAAACTCATAGCTGCAG GTGGCTATAACAGAGAAGAGTGTCTTCGAACAGTTGAATGCTATGACCCACATACAGATCATTGGTCATTTCTTGCTCCCATGAGAACACCAAGAGCCCGATTTCAAATGGCCGTACTCATG GGTCAGCTCTATGTGGTGGGTGGATCGAATGGCCACTCAGATGACCTGAGTTGTGGAGAGATGTATGATCCAAACATAGATGACTGGACTCCTGTTCCTGAATTGAGAACTAACCGTTGTAATGCAG GAGTATGTGCTCTGAATGGGAAATTATACATCGTTGGTGGCTCAGATCCATATGGTCaaaaaggactgaaaaattgtgatgtATTTGATCCTGTAACAAAGTCATGGACAAGCTGTGCTCCTCTTAACATTc GTAGACATCAGTCTGCAGTCTGTGAGCTTGGTGGTTATTTATACATAATCGGAGGCGCAGAGTCTTGGAATTGTCTGAACACAGTAGAACGTTACAATCCTGAAAATAACACCTGGACTTTAATTGCATCCATGAACGTGGCCAGGCGAGGAGCTGGAGTAGCTGTCCTTGGGG gaAAGCTGTTTGTAGGTGGCGGCTTTGATGGCTCTCATGCCATCAGCTGTGTGGAGATGTACGATCCAACCAGAAACGAGTGGAAAATGATGGGAAACATGACTTCACCGAGGAGCAATGCTGGCATCACAACCGTAGGGAACACCATTTATGCAGTGGGAGGATTTGATGGCAATGAATTTCTGAATACAGTGGAAGTCTAcaaccttgagacaaatgagtGGAGCCCCTATACaaagattttccatttttaa
- the IVNS1ABP gene encoding influenza virus NS1A-binding protein isoform X2, producing MIPNGYLMFEDENFIESSVAKLNALRKSGQFCDVRLQVCGHEMLAHRAVLACCSPYLFEIFNSDSDPHRVSHVKFDDLNPEAVEVLLNYAYTAQLKADKELVKDVYSAAKKLKMDRVKQVCGDYLLSRMDVTSCISYRNFASCMGDSRLLNKVDAYIQEHLLQISEEEEFLKLPRLKLEVMLEDNVCLPSNGKLYTKVINWVQRSIWENGDSLEELMEEVQTLYYSADHKLLDGNLLDGQAEVFGSDDDHIQFVQKKPPRENGHKQISSSSIGCLSSPNATVQSPKHEWKIIASEKTSNNTYLCLAVLDGIFCVIFLHGRNSPQSSPTSTPKLIKSLSFEMQPDELIEKPMSPMQYARSGLGTAEMNGKLIAAGGYNREECLRTVECYDPHTDHWSFLAPMRTPRARFQMAVLMGQLYVVGGSNGHSDDLSCGEMYDPNIDDWTPVPELRTNRCNAGVCALNGKLYIVGGSDPYGQKGLKNCDVFDPVTKSWTSCAPLNIRRHQSAVCELGGYLYIIGGAESWNCLNTVERYNPENNTWTLIASMNVARRGAGVAVLGGKLFVGGGFDGSHAISCVEMYDPTRNEWKMMGNMTSPRSNAGITTVGNTIYAVGGFDGNEFLNTVEVYNLETNEWSPYTKIFHF from the exons atgaTTCCCAATGGATACTTAATGTTTGAAGATGAAAACTTCATTGAGTCTTCAGTTGCCAAATTAAATGCTCTGAGAAAAAGCGGCCAGTTCTGTGATGTTCGACTTCAG GTCTGTGGCCATGAGATGTTGGCACACAGAGCAGTCCTGGCCTGCTGCAGTccttatttatttgaaatctttAATAGTGACAGTGATCCTCATCGAGTTTCTCATGTTAAGTTTGATGATCTCAATCCAGAAGCTGTTGAAGTCTTGCTGAATTATGCCTACACTGCTCA GTTGAAAGCCGATAAGGAATTAGTCAAAGATGTTTATTCTGCGGCCAAAAAACTCAAGATGGACCGAGTAAAGCAG GTTTGTGGTGATTATTTACTATCTAGAATGGATGTTACCAGCTGCATCTCTTACCGAAACTTTGCAAGTTGTATGGGAGACTCCCGTTTGCTGAATAAGGTTGATGCTTATATTCAGGAGCATTTGTTACAAATTTCAGAAGAGGAAGAATTTCTTAAACTTCCACGGCTAAAG TTGGAGGTAATGCTCGAAGATAATGTTTGCTTGCCCAGCAATGGCAAATTGTATACAAAGGTAATCAACTGGGTGCAGCGTAGCATCTGGGAGAATGGAGACAGTCTGGAAGAGCTGATGGAAGAG GTTCAAACCTTGTACTACTCAGCTGATCACAAGCTGCTTGATGGGAACCTACTAGATGGACAGGCTGAGGTGTTTGGCAGTGATGATGACCACATTCAGTTTGTGCAG AAAAAGCCACCACGTGAGAATGGCCATAAGCAGATAAGTAGCAGTTCCATTGGATGTCTCTCTTCTCCAAATGCCACAGTGCAAAGCCCTAAGCATGAGTGGAAAATCATTGCTTCGGAAAAGACTTCAA ATAACACTTACTTGTGCCTGGCTGTGCTGGATGGTATATTCTGTGTCATTTTCCTTCATGGGCGAAATAGCCCACAGAGCTCACCAACAAGCACTCCAAAACTCATTAAAAGTTTAAGCTTTGAGATGCAACCAGATGAGCTAATAGAAAAGCCCATGTCTCCGATGCAGTACGCACGATCTGGCCTGGGGACAGCAGAGATGAATGGCAAACTCATAGCTGCAG GTGGCTATAACAGAGAAGAGTGTCTTCGAACAGTTGAATGCTATGACCCACATACAGATCATTGGTCATTTCTTGCTCCCATGAGAACACCAAGAGCCCGATTTCAAATGGCCGTACTCATG GGTCAGCTCTATGTGGTGGGTGGATCGAATGGCCACTCAGATGACCTGAGTTGTGGAGAGATGTATGATCCAAACATAGATGACTGGACTCCTGTTCCTGAATTGAGAACTAACCGTTGTAATGCAG GAGTATGTGCTCTGAATGGGAAATTATACATCGTTGGTGGCTCAGATCCATATGGTCaaaaaggactgaaaaattgtgatgtATTTGATCCTGTAACAAAGTCATGGACAAGCTGTGCTCCTCTTAACATTc GTAGACATCAGTCTGCAGTCTGTGAGCTTGGTGGTTATTTATACATAATCGGAGGCGCAGAGTCTTGGAATTGTCTGAACACAGTAGAACGTTACAATCCTGAAAATAACACCTGGACTTTAATTGCATCCATGAACGTGGCCAGGCGAGGAGCTGGAGTAGCTGTCCTTGGGG gaAAGCTGTTTGTAGGTGGCGGCTTTGATGGCTCTCATGCCATCAGCTGTGTGGAGATGTACGATCCAACCAGAAACGAGTGGAAAATGATGGGAAACATGACTTCACCGAGGAGCAATGCTGGCATCACAACCGTAGGGAACACCATTTATGCAGTGGGAGGATTTGATGGCAATGAATTTCTGAATACAGTGGAAGTCTAcaaccttgagacaaatgagtGGAGCCCCTATACaaagattttccatttttaa